The window TAAAAATCTTTATCCATCCATGTGGCACCATCTACTTTGCCTATAGGGGCTTCCAGGTTTGGCAGAATTGTTGCAATTTCATTGCATCTTTCCTGTGTAGCTGTCTCAAACCTAATATGGTTCTCTGCAAGGCCTACTTCTTGATTGTCTTGACTAATTGAAACTTCCTTAATTACACAGTTATCCTTGTTAGTTTCCTTATCACATAGTAGGTATCCTTCTTCCATTTGTTCCAGTGTATGTAGCTTCCCAATTTGATAGTTATGCCCATCACTTGCATGGTTCTTGTTCTTATTCATATGATCTCTGTCTGACTCTTCATTCTGAAAATCTTCTGGATTGTTTTGATGTATCCCAACGTATACTTTGTCATGAAGTTTTAAGTTCTGTAGGATTTTAAATAACCAGCAGTATCAGCTCCTATTTCTGTGAGAAAATGAAATCACAATTTATCTATTTAGTTAAACTGTGGTACAAGTGTTAAATGTACCTGGTAAAGATTTCTCATAATAATAGTTGAATCTTCTTTGCTTTCCTGAATAGTGTTGTGAAGTGCAGACCTATTGAGTCTGAGGATTTGGGATAGCTCAATGGTTCTTACGGTGAACGGCTGTGATATTTTACATAGAACTCCTATCTCTCCAAATACTCCTCCTGTGGTAACCTTCTCATGTACCTGAAAGTCATACTTAGTCAAATTCGCTTAGTGTTTGGTTAGCTAAAGTATACATAATCTCCAAGTCTTACTTCTTCAATTCCGTCTGAATACATTACCACCTCCTGCAATTAGAAAACCAACAATTAGTCTCTCTGTTTTTTGAATGGTGCAAAGAAGACTACATTCTAAATTCCTAATGAGTACTAACCACTGATCCTGATACTATGATGTACAAATCTGTGGGTGTTTCTTTCTGGAGTATCACATCTTCATTTGGTGCAAAATACTCGGCTTGCATTTCTGACACCTATTGTTTCACACTGATTTTATCAGCACAGTGCATGGGTTTAAATTTCCTAGGAATCCATGAAAATATAATCAAAGGTTTATGATTGGAGACTTGCCAATTGGAAAATGAGATTAAGTGAGACCCCCTGGAAAAGGTATACTTTTTGAACAATGGGAAGGAACAGATGCTCAGCTATGCTTGATTGAATGGCCTTTGGGAGACAATCTAGGATTTTTTGCTGTTTGAGTTCCTCTGTCTTGAACCTTAAGCAAATGTGAGACAGCATCTGCTCTTCTATGTGTTTCGGGAGCTTATTTCTCGATACAAACTCTGAAGCAGCCTGGATGGTGTCCCTCTGAGAGCAAAATGGTCATGGTaagtgtcaaatccaagcccttATTTAACATATATGTAACATACCATCATTCAAGCTGTTCCTATAATACTTCTTAAGCTAAAAAGTCTTACACAAACTGGTTGATTAGAGTACTGCAACCAGAATGGTATGACTTGTATGGAGCTAGAGAGACTGGACTTACAAAGTTTTTGGTGCGACTGGTTCCATGGACAACAAGGTTTGTCATATTTCCAATGAGGTAAGCTGTCAAGCCCAGATTAAAGAACATGTAGCAAATATCAAACAACATTTCCCTTATGTTTTCTGCATGCAAGTCACCATAACCCGTAGTAGTCAGTGTTGTAATGGACCAGTATAATGCTGTTACATATCTGATCCAGAGACTATCTTCCTGGAAATTTGGAATGACTGCACCTATCCAGGTTCTTTTGGGATCTGGGTATCTATCAGCGATCATATAGTTAAAGCATCCTGAACAGTGAACTACAAAAAgagttacctgcaaaacagttACTCAAAAAAGCACTTGTAT is drawn from Zingiber officinale cultivar Zhangliang chromosome 1B, Zo_v1.1, whole genome shotgun sequence and contains these coding sequences:
- the LOC122048345 gene encoding potassium channel KAT3-like, with product MWLSSSNYLQNFCNKGSGFDCREFNLDNDLLPSLGATIDQTIKHRKHIISPNNPHYRLWEMFLIILVLYSAWICPFEFAFLRYLPSKIFLVDNVVNSIFAIDIALTFFVAYVDLKSYLLVDDPKRIAVRYLSTWFIFDACSTFPFHSMSLVFNRHGNSLGFKLLSMLRLWRLRRVSSLFARLEKDIRLNYFWTRCIKLLSVTLFVVHCSGCFNYMIADRYPDPKRTWIGAVIPNFQEDSLWIRYVTALYWSITTLTTTGYGDLHAENIREMLFDICYMFFNLGLTAYLIGNMTNLVVHGTSRTKNFRDTIQAASEFVSRNKLPKHIEEQMLSHICLRFKTEELKQQKILDCLPKAIQSSIAEHLFLPIVQKVYLFQGVSLNLIFQLVSEMQAEYFAPNEDVILQKETPTDLYIIVSGSVEVVMYSDGIEEVHEKVTTGGVFGEIGVLCKISQPFTVRTIELSQILRLNRSALHNTIQESKEDSTIIMRNLYQNLKLHDKVYVGIHQNNPEDFQNEESDRDHMNKNKNHASDGHNYQIGKLHTLEQMEEGYLLCDKETNKDNCVIKEVSISQDNQEVGLAENHIRFETATQERCNEIATILPNLEAPIGKVDGATWMDKDFYRKHEKGTFGLLSSEMHRMNFTKNVERTLVEMKPSHRNHYENHGRREWRNWHGYSDTNEILINSCSQSRSCYCPNNISKLTRRVIIQMHSQEENTERQQMGKVINLPDTIEDLLRIGGEKFVGHHPIKVINRENAEIDDISIIRDGDNLYLVEA